The sequence ACTGACTATTGGCCAAGCATGTACCACGATCATCTGCACAAGCGCCCGCTGGAGCTGGCCGCCATCTATGCTCGACCCTTGGCCGCTGCCAGGGCCGCGGGTTGCGAATTGCCGCGGATGCAGGCGCTCTACCAGGCCTTGAACTTTATTGATCGACGTAACAGCTGATCGGGGGAAACAACATGGCTAAGGGAATGGGCGACAAGCTGGTGCTGGCGATCTCTTCGCGTGCACTGTTTGACCTGAGCGAAAGCCACAAGGTCTACCTGGCGCAAGGTGTAGAGGCTTACCGCAAATATCAGATTGATCATGAGGAGGAAACCCTCGAACCGGGTGACGCCTTTCCTCTGGTTAAAAAACTGCTGAGCCTCAATGCCAGCCTGGGTCGTGCCCGGGTCGAGGTGGTGCTGGTGTCACGCAACAGCGCCGATACCGGTTTGCGCGTGTTCAATTCGATCCAGCACTACGGCCTGGATATTTCCCGTGCTGCGTTCGTCGGTGGGCGTAGTCCCTATCCGTATCTGGCCGCCTTTGGGTGTCATCTGTTTCTGTCCACCCACGCTGACGATGTACGCAGCGCCCTGGATGCCGGGTTTGCTGCGGCGACCATTCTGTCTGGCGGCGCGCGCCGAGCATCTAGTGCGGAATTGCGAATCGCCTTCGACGGCGACGCCGTGCTGTTTTCCGATGAGTCGGAGCGAGTCTATCAATCGGCCGGCCTGGAAGCGTTCCAGGCCAGCGAACGTGAGTCGGCCCGGGAGCCTCTGCGCGGAGGCCCGTTCAAGGGCTTCCTGGCGGCGCTGAACCTGTTGCAGCGTGAGTTTCCTGATGATGCCTGCCCGATCCGTACAGCACTGGTGACGGCGCGTTCGGCACCGTCTCACGAGCGAGTGATTCGCACATTACGCGAGTGGGATATCCGTCTGGATGAGTCTCTGTTCCTGGGTGGCCTGGAAAAGTCGGCGTTTCTTGAGGCCTTTGCCGCCGACGTTTTTTTCGATGATCAGGCCGGTCATTGCGAGAAAGCCAGGGAGGTGGTGGCCACGGGTCACGTTCCCCATGGCATCAGCAACGAGCTGAAAATACACACAGAGAGCTAAGTCCATCGAACTCCCGAAGGCGCTGCTAAGCTGAATCAATCCCCGCCATCCTGGCAGTCCAGGAGGTCCTATGATTGGTTCGATGCTGTATGCCACTGACCTGGGTCTGTATGCGCCTTATGTGATGCAGCATGCATTGGCGCTGGCGCGAACGTTCAACGCCGAGTTGTATGTGATTCATGTGGTGGAGCCCATCGGCCTGTTCGCTGAATCGGTGTTGCAGAGCTACCTTGATGAGCAGGCGTTGAGTGAATGGCAGAGCCAAGGGCTGGCGACGGTGATGGCCAACATCGAGCAGCGGGTGCTGGACAGTCTTCGCGAGGAGCTGGGGGACGGCGAGCAGGACCTCAAGTTGATCCGGTCGGTGCGAGTGATTCAAGGCGATCCTTGCGAGGTGATTCTCGACCAGTCGCAGAAACTCTCGGTGGATTTGTTGATCGTAGGTAGTCATAGCCAGGCCGTCGGGGTGGCAACGCCTCTGGGGCGAACCGCTGCACGGGTGTTGCAGCTGTCGCTGGTGCCGGTGTACCTGGTGCCGCTGTTGCAGCGTCGACGCAGTGATGACGTGTGATTGGTAGGAAAGGATAAAAAGTTCTAGATTTATCTGTTAAACCTTTAATATAGTTATATACCGTCGCTGATACCCGTGGCGTCTATCTGCTTTGAGGGACACATATGAAGCTTCAACAACTGCGCTACATCTGGGAAGTGGCGCACCACGACCTCAACGTTTCCGCTACCGCTCAAAGCCTTTACACCTCGCAACCGGGTATCAGCAAGCAGATCCGCCTGCTCGAAGATGAGTTGGGCGTCGAAGTCTTCGCCCGCAGCGGCAAGCACCTGACCCGCGTCACTCCAGCCGGCGAGCGCATCATCACCACCGCTGGCGAGATCCTGCGCAAAGTCGAAAGCATCAAGCAGATCGCCCAGGAATTTTCCAACGAGAAGAAGGGCACCCTGTCGATCGCCACCACCCACACCCAGGCTCGTTATGCGCTACCGCCGGTGATCAGCAGCTTCATCAAGCAGTACCCGGACGTTGCCCTGCACATGCATCAGGGTTCACCGATGCAGATCGCCGAGATGGCCGCTGACGGCACCGTCGATTTTGCTATCGCTACCGAGGCCCTGGAGTTGTTTGGCGACCTGGTGATGATGCCGTGCTACCGCTGGAACCGCTGCGTTGTGGTCCCGCAGGGTCACCCGCTGGCCAAGCTGTCGAAGCTGACCTTGGAAGCCCTGGCTGAATACCCGATCGTTACCTACGTGTTCGGTTTTACCGGCCGTTCGAAACTCGACGAAGCGTTCAGCCATCGTGGTCTGACACCGAAAGTAGTCTTCACCGCCGCCGACGCTGATGTGATCAAAACCTACGTGCGTCTTGGGCTGGGCGTCGGGATCGTCGCCAAGATGGCGGTTGACACTACCCTCGATAAAGACTTGGTAGTGCTCGACGCCAGCGAACTGTTCGAGTCCAGCGTGACCAAGATCGGTTTCCGTCGCGGTACCTTCCTGCGTGGATTCATGTGCGACTTCATCGAGAAGTTCGCCCCGCACCTGACCCGCGAAGTCATGGCCAAGGCCATCCAGTGCCACAACAAGCAGGAACTGGAAGAGCTGTTCGATGGCGTTGAACTACCGGTTCACTGATCGGCTCACTTGACCTCGGTAACAGTAAACTGTTGCCGAGTGCCAGCCACCAGAATCTCCACCTCATCGCCCTCGAACTTGCCCAGCAGGCTTTTGCCTAGGGGCGAGCGGGGGGTGATGACGGTCACCGGTTGCCCGACCACTTCGACCTTCAATCCGGCAGCGTCCGGCGCTAAAAACAGCCATTGCTGGCGACCGTTGTCATCCTCCAGCCCCAGCAGTGCACCCACCTCAATACCCCGTTGCTCATCGTAAGCACGCAGGTTCATGTTCTGGCAGAGTGTCAGCGCCAGCTTGATTTCCTCGACCCGACGGGCTTGACCGGCCGCCAGATAAGACGCTTCGAGCCCTAGGGTGTCGTATTTGTTCTCTGCGATGTTTTCTTCGTGGGTCGCGGTTTCGTAGGCGGTTTGTGCGGCGCGCTGGGCGATATCAAGATCGACCGCGAGCTTTTCCAGGATCAACGTGTGGACGGCGTGTTTATTCATGGGTCTGCTTGATCATCAGTCGCAAAATTGCAGGACATTGGCCCGGCTTCTGTCGCTGGGGGCGTTCTGGTCTTGTTGCAGCCAGAACTGGCATTTGGGGTTGGACAGATTGCGCGGGTTGTTGCGCGCCTGGTCCAGCGTTTGTTGTTGCTCCTGTTTGCGCAGGTTCTCCTGGTACTGCTCGAACAGGCGGTTCGGCGGTTCCGGTGCCGCCACCGCAGGTTTACCCCACTGCTGCACGGCCTGAGCTACGGGGGCTACGGCGTGCTCTGGCGCATAGCGGGACGCCAGCCACACGGTCAGCACAATGGCGATAAACCCCAGCCACAGCCCAAAGGCCACAGCGATACTGAGTTTGAACAGCGAGAGCGGACGATCAGACATGACGGCCTCCTTGCGGGCATTTGCGTTGTAGCATGGCGCCGATTGTCCCACAGCAGCACGCAGAATAATCGCGATCAACCCTTCTGCATCGGTGCATTTATGCGGACAATCTAACCTTTGAGCGTTGGAGCCCGGAATGAAAGCCCGCTGGGATATTTTTTGCAGCGTCGTCGACAACTACGGCGACATCGGCGTGACCTGGCGCCTGGCCCGGCAGTTGGTAGCGGAGCACCGCTGTGGGGTGCGCCTGTGGGTGGATGACCTGCGGGCATTCGAACGCATGTGCCCCGAGGTGGATGTGCAGTTGGACCGGCAGGTGCAAGAGGGCGTCGATGTACGTCGCTGGCCTGCGGACTGGCCGGCGACCGAGGCGGCAGACGTGGTGATCGCAGCATTCGCCTGCCAATTGCCACCTGGCTACATGGAAGAAATGGCCGGGCGGGAACGCACACCTTTGTGGATGAACCTGGACTATCTGAGCGCCGAGGACTGGGTGGTCGGCTGCCACGGCCTGCCGTCGGTGAAATTCAAGGGCGTGCAAAAGTACTTCTTCTTTCCCGGCTTTCGCGCGGGTACGGGTGGCTTGTTGCGTGAAGCT is a genomic window of Pseudomonas sp. ADAK18 containing:
- a CDS encoding 5'-nucleotidase — protein: MAKGMGDKLVLAISSRALFDLSESHKVYLAQGVEAYRKYQIDHEEETLEPGDAFPLVKKLLSLNASLGRARVEVVLVSRNSADTGLRVFNSIQHYGLDISRAAFVGGRSPYPYLAAFGCHLFLSTHADDVRSALDAGFAAATILSGGARRASSAELRIAFDGDAVLFSDESERVYQSAGLEAFQASERESAREPLRGGPFKGFLAALNLLQREFPDDACPIRTALVTARSAPSHERVIRTLREWDIRLDESLFLGGLEKSAFLEAFAADVFFDDQAGHCEKAREVVATGHVPHGISNELKIHTES
- a CDS encoding universal stress protein, translating into MIGSMLYATDLGLYAPYVMQHALALARTFNAELYVIHVVEPIGLFAESVLQSYLDEQALSEWQSQGLATVMANIEQRVLDSLREELGDGEQDLKLIRSVRVIQGDPCEVILDQSQKLSVDLLIVGSHSQAVGVATPLGRTAARVLQLSLVPVYLVPLLQRRRSDDV
- the cysB gene encoding HTH-type transcriptional regulator CysB, translated to MKLQQLRYIWEVAHHDLNVSATAQSLYTSQPGISKQIRLLEDELGVEVFARSGKHLTRVTPAGERIITTAGEILRKVESIKQIAQEFSNEKKGTLSIATTHTQARYALPPVISSFIKQYPDVALHMHQGSPMQIAEMAADGTVDFAIATEALELFGDLVMMPCYRWNRCVVVPQGHPLAKLSKLTLEALAEYPIVTYVFGFTGRSKLDEAFSHRGLTPKVVFTAADADVIKTYVRLGLGVGIVAKMAVDTTLDKDLVVLDASELFESSVTKIGFRRGTFLRGFMCDFIEKFAPHLTREVMAKAIQCHNKQELEELFDGVELPVH
- a CDS encoding GreA/GreB family elongation factor gives rise to the protein MNKHAVHTLILEKLAVDLDIAQRAAQTAYETATHEENIAENKYDTLGLEASYLAAGQARRVEEIKLALTLCQNMNLRAYDEQRGIEVGALLGLEDDNGRQQWLFLAPDAAGLKVEVVGQPVTVITPRSPLGKSLLGKFEGDEVEILVAGTRQQFTVTEVK